One genomic window of Phoenix dactylifera cultivar Barhee BC4 unplaced genomic scaffold, palm_55x_up_171113_PBpolish2nd_filt_p 000857F, whole genome shotgun sequence includes the following:
- the LOC103696251 gene encoding probable small nuclear ribonucleoprotein F isoform X1 has translation MPFFCCKSYLATLSRFNNLVSLLMLQAVPVNPKPFLNNLTGKPVIVKLKWGMEYKGYLVSVDSYMNLQLANTEEYIDGQFSGNLGEILIRCNNVLYLRGVPEDEEIEDAE, from the exons ATGCCCTTTTTCTGTTGTAAAAGTTATCTTGCTACATTATCAAGGTTCAACAACCTTGTGTCTCTATTGATGTTGCAGGCTGTTCCAGTTAACCCAAAACCTTTCTTGAACAACTTGACTGGGAAGCCTGTAATTGTGAAACTGAAGTGGGGGATGGAATACAAAG GTTATCTTGTCTCAGTAGATTCCTATATGAATTTGCAG CTTGCCAACACCGAAGAATACATTGATGGGCAATTCTCAGGGAATCTTGGGGAGATACTAATAAG ATGCAACAATGTACTGTACCTTCGTGGTGTACCAGAAGATGAAGAAATTGAAGATGCTGAATGA
- the LOC120107419 gene encoding pyrophosphate--fructose 6-phosphate 1-phosphotransferase subunit beta 1-like has product MAANSILANGGKGPSPGRLAAVYSEVQTSRLNHSLPLPSVVRGPFKIVDGPLSSAAGNPDEIKKLFPNLFGQPSATLVPTGSAPSEMAGSLKVGVVLSGGQAPGGHNVISGIFDYLQDRAKGSTLYGFKGGPAGIMKCKYMELTSEYIYPYRNQGGFDMICSGRDKIETPEQFKQAEETALKLDLDGLVVIADTSTRRDDDAVDP; this is encoded by the exons ATGGCTGCGAACTCCATCCTCGCCAACGGCGGCAAGGGGCCGTCGCCCGGCCGCCTCGCGGCGGTGTACAGCGAGGTGCAGACTAGCCGCCTCAAccactccctccccctcccctccgtcGTTAGGGGACCCTTCAAGATCGTGGACGGCCCTCTGAGCTCCGCCGCCGGGAACCCCG ATGAGATCAAGAAGCTGTTTCCTAATCTTTTCGGCCAGCCCTCCGCCACGCTAGTTCCGACGGGTTCCGCTCCTTCGGAGATGGCTGGGAGTCTTAAGGTCGGAGTGGTGCTCTCTGGAGGCCAGGCTCCCGGTGGGCACAATGTCATCTCTGGGATCTTTG ATTACTTGCAGGATCGAGCCAAGGGGAGCACGCTGTACGGATTCAAGGGAGGTCCAGCAGGGATCATGAAATGCAAATACATGGAGCTCACTTCAGAGTACATCTATCCTTATAGAAATCAG GGTGGatttgatatgatctgcagTGGAAGGGACAAAATTGAAACTCCAGAACAG TTTAAGCAAGCTGAAGAGACAGCCTTGAAACTTGATTTGGATGGACTTGTTGTGATTGCTGATActtctactcgtagagatgatgatgccgtcgaCCCTTGA
- the LOC103696251 gene encoding probable small nuclear ribonucleoprotein F isoform X2, producing MAAVPVNPKPFLNNLTGKPVIVKLKWGMEYKGYLVSVDSYMNLQLANTEEYIDGQFSGNLGEILIRCNNVLYLRGVPEDEEIEDAE from the exons GCTGTTCCAGTTAACCCAAAACCTTTCTTGAACAACTTGACTGGGAAGCCTGTAATTGTGAAACTGAAGTGGGGGATGGAATACAAAG GTTATCTTGTCTCAGTAGATTCCTATATGAATTTGCAG CTTGCCAACACCGAAGAATACATTGATGGGCAATTCTCAGGGAATCTTGGGGAGATACTAATAAG ATGCAACAATGTACTGTACCTTCGTGGTGTACCAGAAGATGAAGAAATTGAAGATGCTGAATGA